The following proteins are co-located in the Urocitellus parryii isolate mUroPar1 chromosome 15, mUroPar1.hap1, whole genome shotgun sequence genome:
- the Kash5 gene encoding protein KASH5 — MDLPEGRAGGPAAEMYLWEQPEEVSPGPLLSLEEQILNSTFEACDPQRTGTVAVTHVLAYLEAVTGQGPQDSRLQTLARSLDPKGEGPGATVDLDTFLVVMRNWIAACQLRGGLELGEETALEGALTSQQLPSGFPEAEEPANLESFGGEDTRPEMPATADLLSSLEDLELSNRRLAGENAKLQRSVETAEEGSARLTEEILALRRQLRSTQQALQFAKAVDEELEDLKSLAKSLEEKNRGLLAQARQTEKEQQYLVAEVETLQEENGKLLAERDGVRRRSEELATEKDALKRQLYEYERLICQRDAILSERTRHTESLAKTLEEYRMTTQELRLEISHLEEQLNQTSEGPEELLEEAQARRAGWTTLVPTSLGLEIEAICQKQEMAGSDLSSPLCGVWQWEEVINEPQEETEFSSEILAGAQSNPEGETAHLEEGTKAPLLRLSRREEEEEAESLVMTDIPILLGDPHPENIPGSPPESSVKSEFQQALVPVVKELVPVRRPWGQCCLHPQRLRVTQHPLVPARILGLLLLLLLLSVLLLGQSQPPTWPHLQLCYLQPPPV; from the exons ATGGACCTGCCAGAGGGCCGGGCTGGTGGCCCCGCTGCAGAAA TGTACCTCTGGGAGCAGCCTGAGGAGGTGAGCCCAGGACCATTGCTCAGCTTAGAGGAGCAGATACTCAACTCCACGTTTGAAGCTTGTGACCCTCAGAGGACAG GCACCGTGGCTGTGACCCACGTGCTGGCGTACCTGGAGGCTGTGACAGGCCAGGGCCCCCAGGATTCTCGCCTCCAAACATTGGCCCGAAGCCTGGACCCCAAAGGGGAGGGCCCTGGGGCCACTGTGGACTTGGACACCTTCCTGGTTGTCATGCGGAACTGGATTGCTGCCTGTCAGCTGCGTGG GGGATTAGAGCTTGGAGAGGAGACCGCCTTGGAGGGAGCCCTGACCTCCCAGCAACTGCCATCTG GATTTCCAGAAGCTGAGGAGCCAGCCAACCTGGAGAGCTTTGGAGGCGAAGACACCAGACCTGAGAT GCCTGCCACAGCTGACCTTCTGAgcagcctggaggacctggaaCTCAGTAACCGGCGTCTGGCTGGGGAGAATGCCAAACTACAGCGCAGCGTGGAGACAGCCGAGGAGGGGTCGGCGCGCCTCACGGAGGAGATCTTGGCCCTGCGCAGGCAGCTTCGCAG TACCCAGCAGGCTCTGCAGTTTGCCAAGGCAGTGGATGAGGAGCTGGAAGACCTGAAGTCTCTTGCCAAAAGCCTGGAAGAGAAGAATCGAGGCCTTCTGGCCCAGGCCCGGCAGACG GAAAAAGAGCAGCAGTACCTGGTGGCGGAGGTGGAGACTCTGCAGGAGGAG AATGGGAAGCTACTGGCTGAGCGGGatggagtgaggaggaggagtgaggagCTGGCCACAGAGAAGGATGCTTTGAAG CGGCAGCTCTATGAGTATGAACGCCTCATTTGCCAACGAGACGCCATCCTGTCTGag CGTACTCGCCACACGGAGAGCTTGGCCAAGACTTTGGAGGAGTACAGAATGACCACACAG GAACTGAGACTGGAAATCTCACACCTGGAGGAACAGCTGAATCAGACCAGTGAGGGACCAGAAGA GTTACTGGAAGAGGCCCAGGCAAGAAGAGCAGGCTGGACGACGCTGGTGCCCACATCACTGGGCTTGGAGATTGAGGCCATTTGTCA GAAACAGGAAATGGCAGGTTCTGATCTCTCCAGTCCTCTGTGTGGAGTATGGCAGTGGGAGGAGGTCATCAATGAGCCCCAGGAGGAAACTGAATTTTCATCTGAAATCCTAGCTGGGGCACAG AGCAACCCGGAGGGAGAGACAGCACATCTTGAAGAAGGAACAAAGGCGCCATTGCTGCG GTTGtccagaagagaggaagaggaagaagcgGAGAGCTTGGTCATG ACTGATATCCCGATCCTTCTGGGAGACCCTCACCCTGAAAACATCCCAGGAAGCCCTCCTGAAAG CTCTGTTAAGTCAGAGTTCCAGCAAGCCCTGGTGCCTGTGGTGAAAGAGCTGGTCCCAGTCAGGAGGCCCTGGGGCCAATGCTGCCTGCACCCCCAGCGACTCAG GGTCACTCAGCACCCGCTGGTCCCAGCCCGGATCCTGGgcctgctgctactgctgctgctgctttcagTCCTGCTGCTGGGGCAGTCCCAGCCCCCCACCTGGCCCCACCTGCAGCTCTGCTACCTCCAGCCCCCGCCAGTGTGA